GACGGAGGAATATGCCCAATTCCTCTATCAATACACGGGACTGTATACCCGTGAGATCGAGAAGTCCTTGGCGGCATGCACCGCCTCTTGGCGGGAAGAAGGATTGATGTGCGAATATCTGATAGAAGATGGACAAATCGCTCTTACCTTGCAGCTGCAATATGAATGAAACGGTTGAAGGATGATAATGGGGTGACAGCATGTTCGTAGACAAAGCGAAGATCTATGTGAAAGGCGGCAAAGGCGGAGACGGCCTGATCGCCTTTCGCCGGGAGGCTCATGTGCCGGAGGGAGGTCCTGCGGGCGGCGACGGCGGCCGCGGCGGCAACGTGGTCTTCCGTGTTGATGAAGGGTTGCGCACGTTGGTGGATTTCCGGTACAACAAACATTACAAGGCGCCGAGCGGCGAGAAAGGACGCAATAAGGGACGGCACGGCGCAGATGCCGAGGACCTGATCGTTCGCGTGCCCCCAGGCACTGTGGTGATCGATGATGATACGCAGGAGATCATCGCGGATCTTACGCAGCATGGCCAAGAAGTCGTGGTCGCACGCGGCGGCCGCGGCGGCAGAGGGAATATGCGCTTCGTCAGTCCGGCGAATACGGCGCCGCGCATCGCGGAGAACGGCGATGAAGGCGAAGAGCGCTGGTTGGTCCTGGAGCTTAAGGTGCTGGCCGACGTTGGATTGGTTGGCTTCCCAAGCGTGGGCAAGTCCACGCTGCTTTCCGTTGTGTCCGCTGCAAAGCCGAAGATCGGGGAATATCACTTTACCACGCTTTCGCCGAACCTTGGCGTTGTGGATGTCGGCGACGGCCGGAGCTTCGTCATGGCCGATCTGCCCGGCCTGATCGAAGGCGCGCACCAAGGGGTGGGGCTGGGACATGAGTTTCTCCGCCATGTTGAACGTACGCGGCTGATCCTGCATGTCATTGATATGGCTGCAACGGAAGGGCGTGATCCCTTCGAAGACTGGCAGAAGATCAATGATGAACTGCGTCTGTACAGCGAGAAGCTGGCGGAGCGCCCGCAGCTCATCATCGCTAATAAGATGGATATGCCAGGTGCGGAAGAACATCTCGCTCTGTTCAAAGAACGCCTTGCTGAATTAGGCCGCGATGAGGAGATCTTCCCCATCTCTGCCATCGCCAAGAAAGGACTGCAGCAGGTTCTGTACCGCGTAGCGGATCTGCTGGAGGAACTCCCGGACACACCGGCGGCTGCAGAGGCAGCAGAGACTGCTGAACGCAAGGTGTACAAATATGAGCCTAAGGACGATATGAGCTTCACGGTGCGCCGTGA
The DNA window shown above is from Insulibacter thermoxylanivorax and carries:
- the obgE gene encoding GTPase ObgE — its product is MFVDKAKIYVKGGKGGDGLIAFRREAHVPEGGPAGGDGGRGGNVVFRVDEGLRTLVDFRYNKHYKAPSGEKGRNKGRHGADAEDLIVRVPPGTVVIDDDTQEIIADLTQHGQEVVVARGGRGGRGNMRFVSPANTAPRIAENGDEGEERWLVLELKVLADVGLVGFPSVGKSTLLSVVSAAKPKIGEYHFTTLSPNLGVVDVGDGRSFVMADLPGLIEGAHQGVGLGHEFLRHVERTRLILHVIDMAATEGRDPFEDWQKINDELRLYSEKLAERPQLIIANKMDMPGAEEHLALFKERLAELGRDEEIFPISAIAKKGLQQVLYRVADLLEELPDTPAAAEAAETAERKVYKYEPKDDMSFTVRRENEYFVVDSPGIERFIKRTNFSSYEAQLRFGRILRKMGVDQELRRKGAEDGDIVRIGDFEFEFVEND